The Theropithecus gelada isolate Dixy chromosome 11, Tgel_1.0, whole genome shotgun sequence genome includes a region encoding these proteins:
- the KLRG1 gene encoding killer cell lectin-like receptor subfamily G member 1 isoform X3, which yields MSVLLYQWILCQGSKYSTCASCPSCPDHWMKYGNHCYYFSVEKKDWISSLEFCLARDSHLLMITDKQEMSLLQDFLSEAFHWVGLRNNSGWRWEDGSPLNFSRIYSNSLVQTCGAINKNSLQASSCEVPLQWVCKKVRP from the exons ATGAGTGTGCTGCTATACCAGTGGATCTTGTGCCAGG GCTCCAAGTACTCTACTTGTGCCAGCTGTCCTAGCTGCCCAGACCACTGGATGAAATATGGTAACCATTGTTATTATTTCTCAGTGGAGAAAAAGGACTGGATTTCTAGTCTGGAATTCTGCCTAGCCAGAGACTCACACCTCCTTATGATAACGGACAAACAGGAAATG AGCCTGCTCCAAGATTTCCTCAGTGAGGCCTTTCACTGGGTTGGTCTGAGGAACAATTCTGGCTGGAGGTGGGAAGATGGATCACCTCTAAACTTCTCAAG GATTTATTCTAATAGCTTGGTGCAGACATGCGGTGCCATCAACAAAAATAGTCTTCAAGCTTCAAGCTGTGAAGTTCCTTTACAGTGGGTGTGTAAGAAGGTCAGACCTTGA